In Flavobacterium cerinum, one genomic interval encodes:
- a CDS encoding c-type cytochrome, whose protein sequence is MRKSLLILGCITMLTACNKKEEKKEALYPEVKKTEAELTLELGREVFDGKGMCYSCHKPDQKVIGPSIREIAKIYKEKGASIVDFLKEKGDPIVDPSQYSVMKTNFAITKNLPEEELVALEAYILSHAK, encoded by the coding sequence ATGAGAAAATCACTACTGATTTTGGGCTGCATTACAATGCTGACCGCTTGCAACAAAAAAGAAGAAAAAAAAGAAGCATTATATCCGGAAGTCAAAAAAACGGAAGCCGAACTAACACTGGAATTAGGTCGAGAAGTTTTTGACGGTAAAGGAATGTGTTATTCCTGTCATAAACCGGATCAGAAAGTGATTGGACCGAGTATCCGGGAAATCGCTAAAATCTATAAAGAAAAAGGCGCCAGTATCGTAGACTTCTTAAAAGAAAAAGGAGATCCGATTGTTGATCCGTCACAATATTCCGTGATGAAAACCAATTTTGCCATCACTAAAAATCTTCCGGAAGAAGAATTAGTGGCATTGGAAGCGTATATTTTAAGTCACGCAAAATAA
- a CDS encoding methylated-DNA--[protein]-cysteine S-methyltransferase: protein MDTIFIKTPLGIAKIEGDITGVAVISVQNDGQISETIPEHLSEVVSQLNDYFDGKRKDFTFKLSPKGTDFQQKVWQALLEIPYGKTMSYLELSKKLGDVKAIRAVAAANGKNPIWIVVPCHRVIGSDGSLTGYAGGLWRKKWLLEHENPVKQETLF from the coding sequence ATGGACACTATTTTTATAAAAACACCCCTTGGTATTGCTAAAATTGAAGGCGACATAACGGGTGTTGCGGTCATATCAGTACAAAACGACGGACAAATTTCGGAAACCATTCCGGAGCATCTTTCGGAAGTTGTTTCGCAACTAAATGACTATTTCGACGGGAAGCGAAAAGACTTTACTTTCAAGCTATCGCCAAAAGGAACCGACTTTCAACAAAAAGTATGGCAGGCACTTCTTGAAATCCCATACGGAAAAACAATGTCCTATCTTGAATTGTCCAAAAAACTGGGTGATGTAAAGGCCATTCGGGCAGTTGCGGCAGCCAATGGAAAAAATCCGATATGGATTGTCGTTCCCTGCCACAGAGTAATCGGATCTGATGGTTCACTGACCGGTTATGCCGGTGGCTTATGGCGCAAAAAATGGCTACTGGAACACGAAAATCCGGTAAAACAAGAAACCCTCTTTTAA